From the Actinopolymorpha singaporensis genome, the window TCGTCGAGGACACGCCGGGCGAGCAAGGCGGCTCCGGCGGCTGCCCACCCTCCGGCCTTCGGCAGCACGTCGTACGGCGCCGGACCGCCTTCGAGGTGCAGCGTGGGAAGAAGGAGTGCCAGGTCGTGTTCGGCGCTGCCACGCGAGGCGTGCGACCAGTCGACGAAGATCACGCGGTCGTCCGCGACGCAGATGTTGTCGCTGCGCAGATCCCCGTGGACCAGCGAGTCGCCGCTGTCATCGAGGCTCGCCTCAGCATCGGTGAGCACGGCGGCGGCCCTGGTCAGCCAGCCCACGGAGCACAGCCCGAGGTCGAGGAACGCAGCCCGATCGGACCCCTTCCCCAGCAACGTCGGCCAGTACGCGGGCCGGCGCGGCGTCGGTTCGAACGCGTCCGGAGCCCGAACGGCCGACAGGGCCGCCACCGCGGCGAGCACCCGATCGATGTCGCCGTCCCGCCAGTCCACACCCTCGTGGCCGGCCGGCCAGTGCGCACGCCCCAGGTCCTCGACCACCAGCACCGGATGCTTGCCGTGTTCGTCGAGCCACGCCACGACCTGCGGAGTGAAACGTTCGGGCGCGTGCCGGAGGGCGAGGTACTCGGTGCGAAGCCATCGTTCCGTCTCGTCGTCGGTCGCCGCCTTGACGAAGACACCACTTCCGTCCTTCAGCGTCACCAGGTAGCGCTCCGCGGCCGACAGTCCGGTGTCCGGCTTGATCCACTCCGTGCTCGGTTGGTCGAGAGCGCGTTCCACCCGCGCGCGAATGTCCGTCATCGAGCACGGACGTCGCTGTGCGTCTGCGTTCACCGTGGTCCCGCTCAGCCTGATGTTGTCCGACATCAGCGGATCACACCGCTCCACGGGTCTCGTCCAGTGCTCGCATCGCCCCGGTGATCTTCATCTACGCGCCCTCTTTCCGCAGAACCCCAACCAGTTACGTAGCCGCAAGGATACGTAAGAGCTGACACATCAGAACCCGATTGCCTCGCGGAGGAGCAGGACGGTGCCACGCCCGGGCTGGTACTCCGCGTTGAGGACGAGCAGGCGGTTGACAGCGCTCGGGTATCCGTAGGCCGCCTGGGCGCGGACGCTCTCCAGTGGGAGGGCGTACTCATGCACACGACGCAGCGCCGTGTCCAGGTCGGGCACCACCTTCTGCGCCCCGACGACCCAGATCGCGTGGGCGGCTCCCCCGGCATAGGCGGGCAGCTGACTTCCGCTGCCGGAGGCGGCCACGAGGGAGCCGGTCTCGGTGACCGCGGCGACGCTGCCCACCACGACGTCGGGCGTGGCTGTCAGCCGCCGGATCTCGTCTGCAGAGGTGGCGCGGTCCATCGCGAGTACGCGTGGCTTGACGGCCCGATAGCGCCCACTGACATTGATGTCGTCCTGAATCCCCGACAGGCGCAGGGTCTCGCTGGCCCCGGTGAAGACGCTTGCACCTTCCGGAACGAGGTCGCGCACGCGGACCCGAGCGGCGGCGACATCGTCCAGAATCTCGACGTCGAAACCGTTCGCAGCAAGGGAAGCAGCCGCACGTTCCAGACTCTGCGCGGAAGCCGGGTCGGCGAAGGTCGTTGCCGGGACGGAGGTGGTCATGGCACTCCTGAACTCCTCGTGGCGGCACGTTGTCTACTTGTCACGTGCCCTGCTCACGAGTACGACGAGACAGCCCCGCGGAAGGTCAGGGGACTCGCCGCCCGGACCTCACGTTTCGGCCCGCCGGCTCGTCGAACCAGCAAGGGCAGAACCTACGTCAGGGAGCCGTCGACGACATGAGCACACCCCCAGAGTCGGGAAGCAGCCGAACCGGGCCGGGACCGGACGCGATCATGAGCGAGCGGCGCCAGTTGATCAGTCTCGCGTACCGGCTGCTCGGCTCGCTGGCCGACGCCGAGGACGCAGTACAGGAGACCTATGCCCGCTGGTACGCCATGCCCGAAGGGCAGCGTGAAGACATCGCCTCCCCTGGCGCCTGGCTGACGACGGTCGCGAGCCGCATCTGCCTCGACCTGCTCGGCTCGGCGCGTGCCCGGCGGGAGAAGTACGTGGGCGAATGGATCCCCGAACCAGTGCCCGAGTCCACGGACTGGATCAGCGGGCGGCGCAGCGCCGGCGACGCCGCTGTCGACCCGGCCGACCGGATCACCCTCGACGAGTCGATCAGCATGGCCTTCCTCGTCGTACTCGACTCGATGACTCCCGCCGAGCGTGTCGCCTTCGTCCTGCACGACGTCTTCGCCTACCCCTTCGCCGACATCGCCGAGATCGTCGGCCGCACACCTGCGGCATGCCGGCAACTGGCCTCCTCGGCCCGCCGCCGCGTCCGCGCCTCGCAGGCCCCACCGACCCCGGCAGCCCGACAGGCCGGCATCGTCAGGGAGTTCAGCCGGGCATGGGAGGCAAAGGACGTCGACGCCCTCATCGGCCTCCTCGATCCCGACGCCACACTCGTTGCCGACGGTGGCGGTCTCGCGCTCGCCGCCCTGCACCCCATCGAGGGCGGCGAACTGATCGCACACCTGCTCGCCGACCTCGCCGACAGGACGCCCGGCAACGTGACCTTCGTCGAGCATGTCGTCAACGGCCAACCCGGCCTGGTCGCACAGGAGGACGGCGTCACGATCTCGGTGTACGCGTTCGAGATGGTGGCCGACCGGATCAGGCACATCTGGGCGGTTCGCAACCCCGAGAAGCTGCGCCCCTGGACGGGCGGCTGACACCTCGGCAGGGTCGGTTCCGACCACCGCGACGATCGGCACCAGCTCAGTCGCTCGGCGCGGTTTCGACAGATGCCAACAACTTCCCGAGCAACGAGGCGAGCTGGTCTCGCTCGCTGCCGTCAAGCCCCTCGAGGACGGCCGCCTCGTTCGCCATGTGGGTGCGAACGAGCTTGTCGACGAGACGCCGGCCCGCTCTGGTCAAGGTGGCGACCCGCCCCCGGGCGTCGTCTCGGGCGCGAGCCCGCGTCACCAGGCCCGCGGCGGCGAGCCGGTCGATCCGTTTGGTCATCGCCCCGGGAGTGACCAGCGTCGCCCGGGCGAGCTCGCCGTTCGACAGGGCATGAGGTGGGGCGCTTCGGCGCAGCGCGGCCAGTACGTCGAAGTCGCCGGGCGCGAGTCCCGCGGCGGCGAACGGCGGCCGGAGAATCGGGTCGCACACCGCTGCCAGTCGTTCGATCCTTCCCAGGATCAGCATCGGCGAAGGATCCAGGTCCGGAAGTCGCGCCCGCCACTGGTCGACGATCGCCTGCACGGCGTCGCTGTCGGGGAGTACGCCCCGCTCACCGGGTAGGGCCATGTTGACAGGATACTTTCCGCGTCAAGTAAACTCGTTTCCATGGAAACTAGCGCGTGTCCTCCGAGGGTGGCTGTCTACGTCGACCCGACCTGTCCCTTCGCGTGGATCACCAGCAAGTGGCTCGCCGAGGTCGAGCAGCACGCCGGCCTCGAGGTGCGCCGTGAGCTGATGAGCCTCTCCGTGGTCAACGAGGGGCGTGAGCTCGACGCCTGGTACCGGGACTACAACGAGGGCGCGTGGCGGCCCGCTCGGGTCGCGGCTGCCCTCCTCGCTTCCGCCCATGCGGAACGCTGGACCGACTTCTACGAGACGTTCGGACAGCGGCGCCACGTAGGTGGCCTTCGCGACGATGCGCAGAACATCGCACTCACCCTGGACGAACTACAGCTCCCGGCCGGGCTGGCCGGCGCGTCCGAGGAGACCTCGTGGGACGCCGATCTGCGCGCCCGTACCAAGATCGCCACCGCACTCCTGAGCGACGACGACGGCGGGACCCCGATCGTTCGGATCGGCGACCGCGGATTCTTCGGGCCCGTACTCACGGCCGTCCCCCGCGGTGATGCTGCCGTCCGACTGTGGCACGCGGTGTCGACCCTCGCGACGATCCCGTCGTTCAGCGAACTCAAGGGAGCACGCGACGAGCATCTACAGACGAACTGACAGCGGGAGCCACACGTTGCATGCCGCACCTGGGCGCCGGCATGGCCCTCGCAGGTGGGTCTTCCGGTGCCCCCACCTCGGCAGGGTCGACCGGCGGGTTCTGAATTGGTTCTGAATATCCGGCACGACACGCCGGTGTAATTCAGCAGACGGTTCAGACTTATCGAGTGCGGACCGCCTGCACAAACCGAACAGGTGCGCACCGCTCCTTGTTGCGACGCCAGGAAAGGCCGTACGCAATTCCGGAAGCCGTCGATCAACCAACGAGAAAGGTTGCGCGCCTCCACAACCGGGCAGGAATTCCCGCGCCCGAAAAACTGCGTCGCCCAGGCGTGGATCGCGAAGTTCAGCCTGGCGCTTCGGCCCTACGTGGACGGCGCGTACGTCAACGTGCCGAACATCGGCATGGCCGAGTGGGAGACCGCCTACTGGACGTCGAACTTCTGCCGACTGCGCAGGATCAAGTCGAAGTACGACCCCACGAACCTCTTCCACTGTCCTTGGGTACCGTCAGCCCGCCGCACAGGAGGGCACCCGCGTCGCCGGGTGCACTTCCACGTCGCGCCGCGGTCCGCCGAGGAGATGGCCACGTGGAGCCCGGCGAGCGATCGGTGGAGCGGCCGGCACGCCGGGTGACTTCCCAGCCTTACGTGTTAAGCCGCCGACCCGGGGTAGACCGGCACGACATGCGACCGAGGGCCGTTGTTCGGCCCCTCGCACCTACGACGGTTGGAGGAAGCATGTCGACCCCTAGCTACGGTGGGCCGGCCGGTTCGGAGCCGACAGGCGCCAGCGGTGGCAAGGAGCAGGCACGGCAGGTCGCGGGGAACGCCGCACAGGAGGGCACCCGCGTCGCCGGGGTTGCCAAGGACCAGGCACAGCAGGTCGCGTCCGAGGCTCAGCACCAGGCCAGAAATCTCTTCCATGACGTCCGTGGACAGGTCGAGGAGCAGTCCCGCGCACAGCGCGACCGGCTGGTCAGCACGTTGCAGAACTTCAGCGACGACGTCGAGCAGATGGCGAGCGGCCAGGACGGCAACGGCGGGCTCGCCCACGACGTCGCCCGGCAGGTTGCCGGTCGGGTGCGGGAGTTCAGCTCCCGGATCGACGGCCGCGAGCCGGCCGAACTCCTCGACGAGGTTCGCCGCTTCGCTCGGCGTCGGCCGGGCGCGTTCCTCGCGGGCGCTCTCGCGGCCGGCGTGGTGGCCGGCCGACTGACCCGCGGCGCCAAGGAAGCGAGCAGCAGTGGTTCCGGTGCCGCGACGGGCACCAGCGGTTCGGCCGGATACGGCGACGGATACGGCAACGGCAGTGGAGTCGGCCACTACACCGGCCCCTACACAGGGCCCGGCGCCACGGACTCCGACACGGTTGGAGACGCCGCGGCCAACTACGGCCCGAGCAGCCAGTACGAAACGTCCAGCACCGCGGACCCGACGAGCACCACCGGCTACAGCGGCGGCACCACGGCCCCGGCCGCCGGCCCCGGCTGGTCCGAGCAGGACAACCCGTACACGCCTTCGGGCACAGGCGCGGGCTCGGGTGGTTCGGGCGGGGTCGCCCCGCTGGATCCGGCGGCGGACGAGTACGCCCCGCCAACCGAGCGGCCGCAGCCCGGCGGCGGTCGGATCGCTGACCGGCGCGGAACCACCGGGGAGGCGCCGTGAGCGGTACCGACCCGTTCAGCCCTTCCGGCACGTACCGTACGACGGATGCCTCCGGCACGACGGCCGGCGGTCACAGAGCGGAGGACAACCGTTCGCTGGGCGAGATCGTGGGCGCCATCGCCGGTGACCTGACCACCCTGGTTCGCGCCGAACTCGACCTCGCGAAGACGGAACTCAAGCGGGAAGCGACCCACGCGGGCAAGGGCGCGGGTCTGCTCGGAGGGGCCGGCGTCACCGGGCTGCTCGCGTTGGTGTTCGTGTCGTTGGCACTGATGTTCCTGCTCGACAACTGGATGCCCATCGGCCTGGCGGCGCTCATCGTCGCTGCCATCTGGGGCATCGTCGCCGCGGTGCTCGCCGCCCGCGGCAAGAAGGAACTCAAGCAGCCCATGCCTCCCCTGGAGGCCACACAGCGCACCCTGAAGGAGGACGTGCAATGGGCCAAAGCACAGAAGGGCAGTTGACCGACCAGATCGCCGACACGCGTGAGGACCTCTCGCGCAACCTCGACGCTCTCGCCGACAAGGTGAGTCCGAGCCGGGTGGTCGAACGCCGCAAGCAGGCCGTACGCGGCCGGTTCGGTCGGATGCGGGACCGCTTCATGGGCACCGCCCACGACGTGCGCGGCATCGCGGGTCACGCCACCAGCCACGCGGGCGGCTCGGTGAGCGACCGCGCTTCGCAGGTCGGAAGCTCGGCCAGTGACGCGGCGTCCGGCGCCGTCGACACCGTGTCCAGCACCGCACACGGAGCTGCCCACACGGTGCAGGAGCGGACCGAGGGCAACCCGTTGGCGGTCGGCCTGATCGCCTTCGGAGCCGGTGCGCTGATCGGATCGCTGCTGCCGGCGACCGAGAAGGAAACCCGAGCGGCCCAGCAGGTGGTGGAAACCGCCAAGGAGAAGGGCCAGCCGGTGGTCGAGGAAGCGAAATCCGTCGGCCAGGAGGTCGGGCAGAACGTCCGCGAACACGCCACCGAAGCCGCACAGGAAGTCCGCGGCACAGCCGAGGAAGGCGTACGCCAGGTCAAGGACCAAGGTCAGTCCTCGGCGCAGAACGTCAAGGACGACGCCAGGTCGCGTACCCAGTAGGTCGCGCTACCAGACGAATCCCGTTTCGCCCGAACGTACGGCGCGTGGATGCGGCTCATGGCGAGCGCATCCACGCGCCGTTCGTCGTTACGTGAAAGCCTTGCACCATGAGGGGCGAACCACTGCCGGCTGCTGATCCACCGCCGATCGGCGGGCCGGTCCTTGTGGCCCAGCGATGGCGCGAGGTCGTTCTCGTCCACTGGGCTGTCGATCCCCGCGCCGTCACGCCACTCCTACCGGCCGGCACCTGGCCCGACACGTTGGACGGGCAAGCCCACGTTGGCATCGTGGCGTTCGGGATACCCGGCACGTACGCGTTCGGGCGGGCGCCCGTCGGATCGGCGTACGAGGTGAACGTTCGCGTCTACTGCGTCGACGAGGAAGGCCGGCACAGCACGGTCTTCCTGCGGATGGATGTCTCGCGCCCCGACATGGTTCTACTCGCCCGGATGCTCGCCCGGATGCTCGCCTGGCTGCCGTACACCTGGTCGAAGATCAGCTTCCTGAACGCCGGAGGCACCGACTCCGGATCGCGTTCCGACTTCGGCTACCGGTGTCGACCTCGCCTCGCGCGGGGCGCTCCTTTCGCGGATCTGGTTGTGGAACCCGGACCTGCCATCGAGGCTCCCACGGCGTTGGAGCAGTTCGTCACGGCGCGCTGGTACCTCCATCAGGGACATCCACTCGGGACGTATCGGCTACCGGTCGCGCACCGGCGGTGGCCTCTCCACCGAGCTCGTCCCGTGAAGATCGACGATTCCCCTGTCCGAAGGACCGGCCTGACTCCCCTCGACCCGTCCCCGCTCTCCGTGCTCTGGTCGCCCGGTGTCGATGCGGAGTTCGGTCCACCACGCTTCTGCAAGGCTCCGTGATCCGTAGGGTTTGGGATTCCGGGCTGAGGCGTGCTGGTTTCAGAACGGCGGCAATGCAAGGCGGGATGCTCCGCAGGCCGCGGAGCTGCAGTCGCCGGGACCTCCGTCGCTCACCCGGCGCGCTGGTTGCGACGCCACCGCTCGGGGGTGACGCCGTAACGATCCCGGAAGCGGCGTACGAGATAGGTGGCGTCGCGCAGGCCGGTCCGTGCGGCCACCACGCCGAGCGGCAGGTCGGTCTCACGCAGCATCCGCCGGACCTCCGTCATGCGCCGTTCGGTGATCCATTCGAGCAGGGGCCGACCGGTCCGCTCCCGTACGACCGTCGTGAGATGCCCCGGCGTGTAGCCGAGCGCGCGGGCGACATCTCCTACGGTGATGGGTCCCCGGAAAGTCGCCTCGATCTCGTCGAAGACCTGTTCCACCAGCGGATCCGGTGTTCCCGCGGACGCATCGGGAGCCAGCCTCGCGGCCGCGACCAGGACGCGGGTGAGGAGTCCGGCAACGACCTCGCCGGCACCGAGACGATGCGGATCGGCGAGTTCCTCGGAGAGTTCGGCCAGCCATCCCGACCACCGGGCACGGTCGGGTTCGGCGACCAGGCCATGCCCCGCTTCGGTCGCGAACATCGCGAGCAGCGGATGAGTGGCCCAGGCCAACGGAGAGACCGCCGCCAGGGCCGGCACAGCGTCCGGCGTGAAGGCGACCGACCAAGCACGGCAGCGGGCCATCGCGATGACGGCCGACACGTCGATCACCTGGCCCGGTGGCACCGCATGGACCTGGCCAGGACGCAACGGCCACTCCGTGCCGTCGACCGAGAACGAGCCCACGCCGTCCTCGACGTACACCAGGACGAGGAAGTCATGGGCGTGCCGGTGGACCGGCGGAAACCCCGCGTGCTCACCCTCGGCGTCGAAGCACACGACCGAGACCGGTGGCACGCCCGGACGATTGTCGTAGCGGTAGACAGGCGTCCCGTCCGACCGCAGCGTACGCAGGCGCGAGGAAGTTCCGGGCGAGACCTCGACCGAAGGATGTGCCATGGATACCGACTCCTGTGCTGTCCTGGAACCGAAGAATATCCAAGGCTTGGAGGTGACGACACCAATCCGGCACGGGGCCCCGGCTCCCGACCGGGCGAACAGACCTGGGGAGCAACCATGACGTCCTCGACCAACGTACGCATCACCGACCAGCGCGCGCCGGAGGACCGCGGCCGCCCGTTCCTGCCAGGAGCCGGAAAGACCTGGCTCCTCCCCTTCTACGACATCTTCAGCCGGGTGGCCGGGGTCCGGCACCTGCACGAGCGCACGGCCCAACTCGCCGGCATCGCGCCGGGCCAAACCGTGATGGATGTCGGCTGCGGCACCGGCAACCTGTCGCTCGCCGTGCTCGCGGCTCAGCCGGACGCCCGCGTCACCGGTCTGGACCCAGACGACGATGCCCTGCGCAGGGCGGCTCGCAAGGCGGTCCGGCGTGGCGTGTCCCTGAGCCTCGTCCAGGGATACGCCGACCGGATCCCGGCCGAGGACGCCTCGCTGGACCACGTGGTCTCCGCACTTGCGCTGCACCACGTCGACGACGACGGCCGGGCCGGGTTCGGGTCCGACGCTCTGCGAGCTCTCCGACCAGGAGGCAAGGTCACGATCGTCGACTTCGGCAGCCCCGCGTCCGGTAACGACGACGCTCAGCACTCGACGCACGGCGGCGGTCACGGGCCGGCCCACGCCCTCCGGCACCTGCCTCGCATGCTGCGGTCACGAACAGTTCGAAACCCAGCCGTGGCCCGCAACCTCGACGGCGGCATCGTCAGGCTTCTCGCCGATGCAGGATTCACCGACGTCCGGGAGGTCGAACATCTCGACCACAGGTTCGGCCCGGTCACCTTCGTGCAAGCGACCCGCGCCTAGACCCTCAGGCTGACCGGCCGGACGGGTCGTCAACTGGAACTTGCCCACCGCACAGTCCGATCGGCGGCCGCCGCGGTTGTCCCGCGCCGGCCGCCGATCTCCGTCGCCTCGTCAGGCGAGCGTCTCGGTGCGACGCCGCCTCACGAGGAACATGCCGCCGAAGGCAGCTGCCGCCAGCGCACCGGCGCCACCCGCCGCGAGTCCCGGGTTGGCGACCGTCGAAGAGCCTCCGTCACCGCCGTCGACCCCGCCAGATGGCTTCCCGCAGGGGCCGGGGTCGGAGAGTCGGTCGCCCATCTTGCCGTGCTCCGATCCGTAACCCCAGTCACCCTTCTTGCCGTGCTCCGATCCGTAACCCCAGTCGCCCTTCTTGCCGTGCTCCGACCCGTAACCCCAGTCGCCCTTCTTGCCGTGCTCCGATCCGTAACCCCAGTCGCCCATCTTGCCGTGCTCCGACCCGTAACCCCAGTCGCCCTTCTTGCCGTGCTCCGACCCGTAGCCCGCGTCGTCCTTCTTGCAGTGGTTGTCCCAGGCTGCCACCTGGCCAGTGGGCGCGACGCTTGCGGACGCGATTCCGGGCGCCGCCACCAACAAAGTCGCGCTTGCGAACGCCGCTCCGGCAGCGAGCTTTCCGAGGTGCTTTTTCGACATGCGTTGCGTCACTCCTTTTGTGCGCCTTCTCAGCATCCGCTGACGCCTTGGAAGCTCCCCCTGCGCTGGGCAGACAACCGGAAATCAAGATGGCGGCGAACCGCGGGAATGAGGTTCTTCAGGCTTGGTAGAGTCCGCGACCGATATCCCCCACACACCTCGCGGCCGCATCAATCCGGGCCGAGGTTGTTGCCGGGGTCGAGGGCGGTTCGGAATTTCCGGCACGACGATCCGGTCGCGCACCGGGATCGAGTTTTGGCCCGCGTGCGGCAGCGGCCGCGGCCACGCCGGCCACGTTGAATTACAGATCCCGCGGCTTCGGCTTTCACCGGACCGAAGGAACTTGAAATGTCTGCGCACGGCGCAAATTCGAAGATGGGAATTCCCGGCACGTCACGGGAAGGGCATTCTGAAGGAAATGCAGGTGGTTTGGAGGCTCGCCCTCCTCCGCTCACCTCTTTGTCGGCTTTGCCCCGTATACGACAGGGCGCCCCGACAGCGGCCTGTCGGGGCGCCTCGGTGGCGGTGCGACTACCGCGATGCCGATTGCGGAGCCCACCGGTAAAGCACTGAGTACGCCGGACCGTGGGCGCCGAACCCCGTGACCTCGTTGATGTGCTCGACGACCCGCCGGGTAGCGGGATCCGCCAGGTCACCGAGGCCACGGACCTTCACCAGGTAGCGGATGCCGGCCGCGGCGTCGGCGGAGATCCCGTTGCGGGCAAGAACCTCGAACACCTCGGCGACCGAATCGGCGTGCAGGCTCGAGGCGAGGCGATACCCGTCCGCGACCAGGCCGAACGCACGCTCCACCTCATCGCCGGCCAGGTAACCGGGCCGGCCCCGGTGTCCGATCTCGCCGACGACCAGGAATCCCCGATCCGGATGCGCGCTCAACTCGGCCACCTCTTCCCGGGTCCCGAGAAACTCGCGCCGCGGCACGTTCGCGGGCGCCTCGGCGAGGATGGCGTTCGTCAGCGTGCTCTTGCCCGCGTTCCGCGGGAGCGCGTAGACCAGGAACGACTCACCGGACGCCGCGATCCGCCGCAGGAGATCGGCGCCCTCGTCCGTGACGGACCCGTTCGCAACCATGTCGGCCAGCGTGATCACAGCAACCCCCCTCAAAAGATATACCGGCAGAGTATCGCCGGATGCCGCCGAGGAGGACCCTCCGTACGACCGGTGAACGGCCAGAGCAGGACACC encodes:
- a CDS encoding phosphotransferase, with translation MTDIRARVERALDQPSTEWIKPDTGLSAAERYLVTLKDGSGVFVKAATDDETERWLRTEYLALRHAPERFTPQVVAWLDEHGKHPVLVVEDLGRAHWPAGHEGVDWRDGDIDRVLAAVAALSAVRAPDAFEPTPRRPAYWPTLLGKGSDRAAFLDLGLCSVGWLTRAAAVLTDAEASLDDSGDSLVHGDLRSDNICVADDRVIFVDWSHASRGSAEHDLALLLPTLHLEGGPAPYDVLPKAGGWAAAGAALLARRVLDEPGTPDWLVSVFVRLIAIDLAWAASCLGLPQPDGIDWRSI
- a CDS encoding LUD domain-containing protein, translated to MTTSVPATTFADPASAQSLERAAASLAANGFDVEILDDVAAARVRVRDLVPEGASVFTGASETLRLSGIQDDINVSGRYRAVKPRVLAMDRATSADEIRRLTATPDVVVGSVAAVTETGSLVAASGSGSQLPAYAGGAAHAIWVVGAQKVVPDLDTALRRVHEYALPLESVRAQAAYGYPSAVNRLLVLNAEYQPGRGTVLLLREAIGF
- the sigJ gene encoding RNA polymerase sigma factor SigJ; the protein is MSTPPESGSSRTGPGPDAIMSERRQLISLAYRLLGSLADAEDAVQETYARWYAMPEGQREDIASPGAWLTTVASRICLDLLGSARARREKYVGEWIPEPVPESTDWISGRRSAGDAAVDPADRITLDESISMAFLVVLDSMTPAERVAFVLHDVFAYPFADIAEIVGRTPAACRQLASSARRRVRASQAPPTPAARQAGIVREFSRAWEAKDVDALIGLLDPDATLVADGGGLALAALHPIEGGELIAHLLADLADRTPGNVTFVEHVVNGQPGLVAQEDGVTISVYAFEMVADRIRHIWAVRNPEKLRPWTGG
- a CDS encoding MarR family winged helix-turn-helix transcriptional regulator; translation: MALPGERGVLPDSDAVQAIVDQWRARLPDLDPSPMLILGRIERLAAVCDPILRPPFAAAGLAPGDFDVLAALRRSAPPHALSNGELARATLVTPGAMTKRIDRLAAAGLVTRARARDDARGRVATLTRAGRRLVDKLVRTHMANEAAVLEGLDGSERDQLASLLGKLLASVETAPSD
- a CDS encoding BBE domain-containing protein, producing the protein MRASTTGQEFPRPKNCVAQAWIAKFSLALRPYVDGAYVNVPNIGMAEWETAYWTSNFCRLRRIKSKYDPTNLFHCPWVPSARRTGGHPRRRVHFHVAPRSAEEMATWSPASDRWSGRHAG
- a CDS encoding phage holin family protein — protein: MSGTDPFSPSGTYRTTDASGTTAGGHRAEDNRSLGEIVGAIAGDLTTLVRAELDLAKTELKREATHAGKGAGLLGGAGVTGLLALVFVSLALMFLLDNWMPIGLAALIVAAIWGIVAAVLAARGKKELKQPMPPLEATQRTLKEDVQWAKAQKGS
- a CDS encoding DUF3618 domain-containing protein; the protein is MGQSTEGQLTDQIADTREDLSRNLDALADKVSPSRVVERRKQAVRGRFGRMRDRFMGTAHDVRGIAGHATSHAGGSVSDRASQVGSSASDAASGAVDTVSSTAHGAAHTVQERTEGNPLAVGLIAFGAGALIGSLLPATEKETRAAQQVVETAKEKGQPVVEEAKSVGQEVGQNVREHATEAAQEVRGTAEEGVRQVKDQGQSSAQNVKDDARSRTQ
- a CDS encoding YqjF family protein, whose protein sequence is MRGEPLPAADPPPIGGPVLVAQRWREVVLVHWAVDPRAVTPLLPAGTWPDTLDGQAHVGIVAFGIPGTYAFGRAPVGSAYEVNVRVYCVDEEGRHSTVFLRMDVSRPDMVLLARMLARMLAWLPYTWSKISFLNAGGTDSGSRSDFGYRCRPRLARGAPFADLVVEPGPAIEAPTALEQFVTARWYLHQGHPLGTYRLPVAHRRWPLHRARPVKIDDSPVRRTGLTPLDPSPLSVLWSPGVDAEFGPPRFCKAP
- a CDS encoding AraC family transcriptional regulator gives rise to the protein MAHPSVEVSPGTSSRLRTLRSDGTPVYRYDNRPGVPPVSVVCFDAEGEHAGFPPVHRHAHDFLVLVYVEDGVGSFSVDGTEWPLRPGQVHAVPPGQVIDVSAVIAMARCRAWSVAFTPDAVPALAAVSPLAWATHPLLAMFATEAGHGLVAEPDRARWSGWLAELSEELADPHRLGAGEVVAGLLTRVLVAAARLAPDASAGTPDPLVEQVFDEIEATFRGPITVGDVARALGYTPGHLTTVVRERTGRPLLEWITERRMTEVRRMLRETDLPLGVVAARTGLRDATYLVRRFRDRYGVTPERWRRNQRAG
- a CDS encoding class I SAM-dependent methyltransferase; amino-acid sequence: MTSSTNVRITDQRAPEDRGRPFLPGAGKTWLLPFYDIFSRVAGVRHLHERTAQLAGIAPGQTVMDVGCGTGNLSLAVLAAQPDARVTGLDPDDDALRRAARKAVRRGVSLSLVQGYADRIPAEDASLDHVVSALALHHVDDDGRAGFGSDALRALRPGGKVTIVDFGSPASGNDDAQHSTHGGGHGPAHALRHLPRMLRSRTVRNPAVARNLDGGIVRLLADAGFTDVREVEHLDHRFGPVTFVQATRA